From one Lysinibacillus sp. G4S2 genomic stretch:
- a CDS encoding metallophosphoesterase translates to MKKLLYVAFFLVFIVIFLYVNNHWLVVSKYEFESEKVPASFDGLRITQITDLQDALFGEQQEKLIAKVKATNPDLIFITGDLVDSNRYDLERSLQAVRGLVKVADVYYVLGNHEVATNKVNVIYEELSSLGVHVLSNESTVIERDGERLAIVGIEDPLSGRTTKEMLEIATKNVPPNVLTILLAHRPEVFNTYVEFGIDLAFAGHAHGGQVRIPGIGGLFARGQGIFPKYTSGVYTEGTTTMAVSRGLGNSTVPIRIFNPPEILVMELKKK, encoded by the coding sequence TTGAAAAAATTATTATATGTAGCTTTTTTTCTTGTTTTTATAGTCATTTTTTTGTACGTAAACAATCACTGGCTGGTTGTAAGCAAGTATGAATTCGAGTCAGAAAAAGTGCCTGCCAGTTTTGATGGGCTACGCATTACGCAAATAACAGATTTACAGGATGCTCTCTTTGGCGAACAGCAAGAGAAACTCATAGCGAAGGTGAAGGCAACAAATCCTGACCTGATTTTTATTACAGGTGATTTAGTGGATAGTAATCGTTATGATTTGGAGCGAAGCTTGCAGGCTGTTAGAGGATTAGTTAAAGTAGCGGATGTCTATTATGTACTAGGAAACCATGAAGTAGCGACAAATAAAGTTAATGTAATTTATGAGGAGCTGTCATCGTTAGGTGTACATGTGTTGTCCAATGAATCGACCGTCATTGAGCGCGACGGGGAGCGCTTGGCGATTGTTGGCATAGAAGATCCGTTATCGGGTAGAACAACGAAAGAAATGCTAGAAATAGCAACAAAAAATGTTCCACCAAATGTACTAACGATTTTACTAGCGCATCGACCAGAAGTGTTTAATACGTATGTGGAGTTTGGCATTGATTTAGCATTTGCAGGACATGCTCATGGTGGGCAAGTTCGAATTCCTGGTATTGGCGGACTTTTCGCACGAGGACAGGGAATATTCCCAAAATATACGTCTGGTGTTTATACGGAAGGAACAACAACTATGGCCGTTAGTCGAGGACTAGGTAATAGTACAGTGCCTATTCGAATTTTTAATCCACCAGAGATTCTTGTAATGGAATTAAAGAAAAAATAA
- a CDS encoding DHHA1 domain-containing protein has protein sequence MKELLYYQNVMLREFNATIVNKGTDADGRNYVVLSNTAFYPTGGGQPHDTGTLNDIKVIDVEKINDEIRHYIQDDSSTLMGEVHGQLNWQRRFDHMQQHAGQHILTAAFVELFDAQTVSFHLGSEQVTIDIAVDTLTEEQVVAAETRANEIILENRPIETTWITEKELENYSLRKDVAVTGDIRLVIIPDFDYNGCGGTHPTSTGQVSAIKILGTEKMKGNIRVSFVCGHRVLAELAMRKKVLADVARQLSVPEVEAATALTKILTTQKNTEKALLAAKEELLNYEAKALVSSNKRIITAAFNQRTMQELQKLARTIVAEQTEAIVLLVSENEDKLQFVAARGAKVEKSMKDIATKALPLINGKGGGSDQMVQGGGECMISTEQLFEAMQEVLN, from the coding sequence TTGAAAGAGCTACTATATTATCAAAATGTTATGTTACGTGAATTTAATGCAACAATTGTCAATAAAGGAACCGATGCAGATGGTCGTAACTACGTGGTGCTATCAAATACTGCATTTTATCCAACAGGAGGCGGACAACCTCATGACACTGGTACTTTAAATGATATCAAGGTTATTGATGTCGAGAAAATTAATGATGAAATTCGTCATTATATTCAAGATGATTCTTCGACTTTGATGGGAGAAGTGCATGGACAATTGAATTGGCAACGACGATTTGATCATATGCAGCAGCATGCTGGTCAACATATTTTAACAGCTGCGTTTGTGGAGCTTTTTGATGCACAAACTGTTAGCTTTCACTTAGGTAGTGAGCAGGTCACAATTGATATTGCCGTGGACACCCTTACAGAGGAACAGGTTGTAGCAGCGGAAACTCGTGCCAATGAAATTATTTTGGAAAATCGTCCAATTGAAACGACATGGATTACAGAAAAAGAATTAGAGAACTACAGCCTACGTAAAGATGTAGCCGTTACAGGAGATATTCGACTTGTTATTATTCCTGATTTTGATTACAACGGTTGTGGCGGTACCCACCCAACATCAACTGGACAAGTCAGCGCGATAAAAATTCTTGGAACGGAAAAAATGAAAGGCAATATTCGTGTCTCTTTTGTCTGTGGCCATCGAGTTTTAGCGGAGCTTGCCATGCGTAAGAAAGTACTAGCTGATGTTGCAAGACAATTGAGTGTACCTGAAGTTGAAGCAGCTACAGCACTTACAAAAATCTTAACAACACAGAAAAATACGGAAAAAGCACTTTTGGCGGCAAAAGAGGAGCTGCTAAATTATGAAGCAAAAGCGCTAGTTTCAAGTAACAAGCGCATTATTACTGCCGCCTTTAATCAGCGCACTATGCAAGAGCTTCAAAAATTAGCTAGAACGATTGTCGCTGAGCAGACAGAAGCTATCGTATTACTTGTTTCAGAAAACGAAGACAAGCTTCAGTTTGTCGCAGCACGTGGCGCAAAAGTTGAAAAAAGCATGAAAGACATTGCTACAAAGGCACTGCCACTCATTAATGGAAAAGGTGGCGGAAGTGATCAAATGGTACAAGGCGGTGGCGAGTGTATGATCTCTACCGAGCAACTATTTGAAGCTATGCAAGAAGTACTTAACTAG
- a CDS encoding DUF6509 family protein, giving the protein MEITQFSMEEILDPTNIIEGKRYEFILDVDIDEEDELYHEAGIEIRVLIAEKDEAPFILNYFIMEKAESEYLDFALEDDELEEILAFCKEEMAKA; this is encoded by the coding sequence ATGGAAATTACACAATTCTCAATGGAAGAAATTTTAGATCCAACAAATATTATTGAAGGTAAGCGCTATGAATTTATTTTAGATGTAGATATTGATGAAGAAGATGAGCTTTACCACGAAGCAGGTATTGAGATTCGTGTATTAATTGCTGAAAAAGATGAAGCACCATTTATTTTAAATTACTTCATCATGGAAAAAGCAGAGAGCGAGTATTTAGATTTTGCATTAGAGGATGATGAGCTAGAAGAGATTTTAGCATTCTGCAAAGAGGAAATGGCAAAAGCATAA
- a CDS encoding VanZ family protein — protein sequence MSVYTHSIMVALLITIFSSFMLFVPWLIYTYRKYGYLSVSKTIITFSFIFYFLSALCLVLLPFPETRDTCSLQAPDTVHYNLHPFQFVTDILKDSGIVLTNPSTWIYIPKQPAFFQALFNFLLLMPFGVYLRYFLKKRKYWKRAFLFSFLLTLFYEVTQFTGIYGIFNCAYRIFDVDDLMLNSVGALIGFFLAPVVWALFPSHEKVTAKAAEMVEKDIVKPLSILLALAIDLFIAQVILFFVSVVTGYSGMFEFLIKIALYMLLFGVVPSFTKGATLGMKFMRFTMVSENGKSIVSQSLRRCVAILVIVCISEIITIIGNIKLDMDSPFYVLQIVITMLAFIANFVLMMVIAIHVIRVIVSGGRRRFYMDYYAGLLATRRK from the coding sequence ATGTCAGTTTATACACATTCAATAATGGTAGCTTTATTAATAACAATTTTCTCATCCTTTATGCTATTTGTGCCTTGGCTTATTTATACGTATCGGAAATATGGCTACTTATCTGTATCCAAAACTATTATTACGTTCTCATTTATTTTTTACTTTTTATCGGCATTATGCTTAGTTTTATTGCCTTTCCCAGAAACGCGTGATACTTGCTCTTTGCAAGCCCCAGATACTGTCCATTATAATTTACATCCTTTTCAATTTGTCACGGATATTTTAAAGGATAGTGGGATTGTTTTGACGAATCCATCAACATGGATTTATATACCGAAGCAGCCTGCTTTTTTTCAGGCACTTTTTAATTTCTTACTGCTCATGCCTTTTGGCGTGTACTTGCGTTATTTCCTTAAAAAAAGAAAGTACTGGAAACGTGCATTTCTATTTAGCTTTTTGCTAACATTGTTTTATGAGGTAACCCAATTTACAGGGATTTATGGCATCTTTAATTGTGCGTATCGAATTTTTGATGTGGATGATTTAATGCTTAACAGTGTTGGTGCACTAATAGGGTTCTTCTTAGCCCCTGTTGTGTGGGCGCTGTTTCCTTCTCATGAAAAGGTGACGGCTAAAGCAGCAGAAATGGTCGAGAAAGATATTGTCAAACCGTTATCGATTTTGTTGGCACTAGCAATAGATTTATTTATAGCGCAAGTCATATTGTTCTTCGTTAGTGTCGTAACAGGCTATAGTGGCATGTTTGAGTTTTTAATAAAAATTGCTTTGTATATGTTGCTCTTTGGTGTTGTTCCAAGCTTTACAAAAGGTGCAACATTAGGGATGAAGTTTATGCGATTTACAATGGTCAGTGAAAATGGCAAAAGTATTGTCAGTCAATCGTTGCGTCGTTGCGTTGCTATTCTCGTGATAGTCTGCATTTCGGAGATTATAACAATTATAGGGAACATAAAATTAGATATGGATTCACCATTTTATGTACTACAAATTGTCATTACCATGTTAGCCTTTATAGCGAACTTTGTTCTAATGATGGTTATTGCTATTCATGTAATTCGTGTCATTGTAAGTGGAGGTAGACGCCGCTTTTATATGGACTATTATGCAGGCCTACTAGCAACGAGAAGAAAATAA
- a CDS encoding FAD-dependent oxidoreductase codes for MKYVIIGGDAAGMSAAMEIYRNVPGAEITSLERGFIYSYGQCGLPYVVDGRISSTKRLIARDVETFRDKYGIDARVGHEVNGIDVDQQLVFGTQASGESFEIPYDKLLIATGADPIMPVKKGSDLTGIHTVKTIPQLDDLLADLTPDIEQVTIIGAGYIGLEMAETIHACGKKVRLIQRGSSVARILDEELAQHVHAEAKKNDIELVLNTKVEAFEGNHRVERVMTDNGAFETDLVIMAAGIKPNTQFLEGTGIALEKNGAVIVNRHLETSVENIYAAGDCATHFNIVKERLDYVPLGTTANKQGRLAGLNMSGKFAPFRGIVGTSILKFFNLTIATTGINERNAKELGFEYEAFKLSARHIAGYYPGAQRIFIKIVVRKRDQQLLGAQIVGPAGVDKRIDVFATALYNKMTLPDLLDLDLSYAPPFNGVWDPLQQIARINARL; via the coding sequence ATGAAATACGTAATCATCGGGGGAGATGCTGCCGGAATGTCAGCAGCAATGGAAATATATCGAAATGTACCAGGAGCAGAGATTACTTCTTTAGAACGTGGATTTATTTATTCATATGGGCAGTGTGGGTTGCCCTATGTTGTAGATGGACGTATTTCATCGACAAAGCGTTTAATAGCAAGAGATGTTGAAACATTTCGTGATAAGTACGGCATTGATGCACGTGTTGGGCATGAGGTTAACGGAATTGATGTGGATCAGCAGCTTGTGTTTGGAACGCAGGCATCTGGGGAATCATTTGAAATTCCCTATGATAAGTTACTTATTGCAACAGGGGCAGATCCTATTATGCCAGTAAAAAAGGGTTCAGATTTAACAGGTATACACACAGTAAAAACAATACCTCAGTTAGATGATTTACTAGCCGATTTGACGCCAGATATAGAACAAGTAACAATTATAGGGGCAGGTTATATTGGGCTAGAGATGGCTGAGACGATACATGCTTGCGGTAAAAAAGTAAGATTAATTCAACGAGGTAGCTCTGTTGCGAGAATTTTAGATGAAGAGCTGGCGCAACATGTCCATGCGGAAGCAAAAAAGAACGACATCGAGCTTGTGCTAAATACAAAAGTAGAGGCATTTGAGGGGAATCACCGTGTTGAGCGTGTTATGACGGACAATGGCGCATTTGAAACAGATTTAGTCATTATGGCTGCGGGGATTAAACCAAATACTCAATTTTTAGAAGGTACAGGTATAGCACTAGAGAAAAATGGTGCGGTGATCGTCAATCGACATTTAGAGACATCTGTTGAAAATATTTATGCTGCAGGAGATTGTGCAACGCATTTTAATATAGTGAAAGAACGCTTAGATTATGTACCTCTTGGAACGACAGCTAATAAGCAAGGTCGTTTAGCGGGACTCAATATGTCGGGTAAGTTTGCGCCGTTTCGTGGGATTGTAGGTACGTCGATCTTAAAGTTTTTCAATTTAACGATTGCCACGACGGGTATTAATGAGCGCAATGCTAAAGAGCTAGGTTTTGAATATGAGGCATTTAAATTGTCTGCGCGCCATATTGCTGGTTATTATCCAGGTGCCCAACGGATATTTATTAAAATTGTTGTTCGTAAGCGAGATCAACAGCTTTTAGGCGCACAAATTGTTGGCCCAGCAGGTGTTGATAAACGTATCGATGTTTTTGCGACAGCCTTATACAATAAAATGACGTTACCAGATTTACTAGATTTAGATTTATCTTACGCGCCTCCTTTCAATGGTGTTTGGGATCCTTTACAACAGATTGCTAGAATAAATGCGCGTTTATAA
- a CDS encoding glutathione peroxidase: MSIYDIQVALEDGTQYSLDRYKGKAMLIVNTASKCGFTPQFEELEGLYKNYQDEGLVILGFPSNQFKQEVATAEEAASQCRLTYGVTFPMHEIVKVNGKDAHPIFDYLTSHSKGFLGKSVKWNFTKFLVNRNGEVVGRYGSADKPSSFEGDIKKVLT; the protein is encoded by the coding sequence ATGAGCATTTACGACATTCAAGTCGCTTTAGAAGACGGTACTCAGTACAGCTTAGATCGTTATAAGGGGAAGGCAATGTTAATTGTTAATACCGCTTCAAAATGTGGTTTTACACCGCAGTTTGAAGAATTAGAAGGTCTATATAAAAACTATCAGGATGAGGGCCTTGTTATACTTGGCTTCCCATCAAATCAGTTTAAACAAGAGGTAGCAACTGCTGAGGAAGCGGCGTCACAATGTCGTTTAACATATGGGGTGACGTTCCCTATGCATGAAATTGTGAAGGTCAATGGCAAAGATGCACATCCTATTTTTGATTATCTAACGTCTCATTCAAAAGGCTTTCTCGGTAAAAGTGTAAAGTGGAATTTCACAAAATTCCTTGTGAATCGCAACGGCGAGGTTGTTGGACGCTATGGATCAGCTGATAAACCGAGTAGCTTTGAGGGCGATATTAAAAAAGTATTAACATAA
- a CDS encoding ABC transporter ATP-binding protein has protein sequence MTPLLKVQNVEKTYGKGANIFTALSDISFEVEKGEFVGVMGPSGAGKSTLLNVLATIDTPTTGEIVIGDTNLARMKDAELADFRRDNLGFIFQDYNLLDSLTVRENIVLPLAIAKVPTKAINARVERIATLFGIKELLDKYPYQISGGQKQRTASSRALVTEPKLIFADEPTGALDSKSATDLLESLSDLNNSQAATIMMVTHDAFAASFCQRILFIQDGQLSKEIHRGIQTRKQFFQEILQVLAGIGGGVNDVI, from the coding sequence ATGACGCCATTATTAAAGGTACAAAATGTAGAAAAAACTTACGGCAAAGGCGCGAATATATTTACAGCGCTATCGGATATATCATTTGAAGTAGAAAAGGGAGAGTTTGTTGGTGTAATGGGGCCTTCAGGGGCTGGGAAATCAACGCTACTAAATGTGTTAGCAACGATTGATACGCCAACGACTGGTGAAATTGTTATTGGTGATACAAACTTAGCGCGCATGAAGGATGCAGAGTTAGCAGATTTTCGTCGTGACAATTTAGGGTTTATCTTCCAAGACTATAACTTGCTTGATTCGTTAACAGTTCGTGAAAATATCGTATTGCCGCTCGCGATTGCAAAAGTGCCAACAAAGGCAATTAACGCAAGGGTAGAACGTATAGCCACACTGTTTGGTATAAAAGAGTTACTCGATAAATATCCATATCAAATTTCAGGTGGACAAAAGCAACGTACAGCTTCATCACGTGCGTTAGTAACAGAGCCGAAGTTAATCTTTGCGGATGAACCGACTGGTGCTCTTGATTCAAAATCAGCAACAGACTTGCTTGAAAGTTTAAGTGATTTGAATAATTCTCAAGCTGCGACAATTATGATGGTTACACATGATGCATTTGCAGCAAGCTTTTGCCAGCGCATACTATTCATTCAGGACGGACAGCTTTCTAAGGAAATTCATCGTGGTATTCAAACAAGAAAGCAGTTTTTCCAAGAGATTTTACAGGTGCTTGCTGGCATCGGAGGTGGAGTAAATGACGTTATTTAG
- a CDS encoding ABC transporter permease, with protein sequence MTLFSLARKNIQRNLSNYFLYIASMVFSIVIYFTFVTLKYNDDLSALKQSSQQIKGLMSASSVVLLFFIIIFMAYSNSFFMKRRKKEVALYSLLGVRKQKIGLMLFFENLVIGLVSLVLGIVLGFFMSQGLLMILVRLMGYEVVGSLTFSTEALLNTTGIFTLLFLFTSLQGYRVIYQFKLIDLFHAEKQGERIPRASLVAAILGTLLIAFGYYTASEDIFTSEIWRFFTVLGTPLLVIGVTIAGTYLLFHSVSVFVLTTLKKATTWSWKCLNLIGVSQLLYRIRANAKSLSIIAILSATTITAGGGVFGMYYNAEATVRQMLPNTFMWKGDTVKFSQEDVLYNESLSVKNLRVDNENSFFEYTLLKESDYNRLAKLQGKEEELHIADGSTVLLDATFDERFSHDFTGEGFKLENGESFQVEKMYTESVLNYIAAGTVLVVNDEVFAAINAENVKMQVVGMDNDLKKKAVSKEIYNQLSTEQQEGFSSVPQSYEDSLATVGSLLFVGSFLGLVFLAATGSIIYFKILTEAEEDQAKYAILNKIGVNSKQILKTVAGQVAVIFSAPLIVGIVHSAFALLAFSQLFNMDITKPVILWMIAYSAIYGIYYIFTVRSFYKIVRQGK encoded by the coding sequence ATGACGTTATTTAGTTTAGCGCGTAAAAATATTCAGCGCAATTTGTCGAATTACTTTTTATATATCGCCTCGATGGTATTTAGTATCGTTATCTACTTTACGTTTGTGACATTGAAATATAATGATGATCTTTCAGCATTAAAACAATCATCGCAGCAAATTAAAGGATTGATGAGTGCATCATCCGTTGTGCTATTATTCTTTATCATCATCTTTATGGCGTATTCCAATTCGTTCTTTATGAAGAGACGAAAAAAGGAAGTAGCACTTTACTCTTTATTAGGTGTGCGTAAGCAGAAAATTGGCTTAATGCTCTTTTTTGAGAATTTAGTGATTGGGCTTGTCTCTCTAGTGCTTGGAATTGTTCTTGGATTCTTTATGTCACAAGGGTTATTAATGATTTTAGTACGTCTTATGGGCTATGAGGTTGTAGGAAGTTTAACATTTTCAACTGAAGCACTATTAAATACTACGGGGATTTTTACGTTATTATTTTTATTCACATCTTTACAGGGCTATCGTGTCATTTATCAATTTAAACTGATTGACCTGTTTCATGCTGAGAAGCAAGGAGAAAGAATTCCGCGTGCATCATTAGTAGCAGCTATTCTTGGGACGTTGCTAATTGCATTTGGTTATTACACAGCATCTGAAGATATATTCACGAGTGAGATTTGGAGATTCTTCACAGTATTAGGTACTCCGCTGCTGGTGATAGGTGTGACAATTGCAGGGACATATCTATTATTCCATAGTGTTAGCGTATTTGTATTAACGACGTTGAAAAAAGCAACAACTTGGTCATGGAAATGCTTGAATTTAATCGGTGTATCACAATTATTGTACCGTATTCGAGCAAATGCTAAATCTCTTTCAATCATCGCTATTTTAAGTGCGACAACGATCACAGCAGGTGGCGGCGTTTTCGGAATGTACTACAATGCGGAAGCAACGGTACGTCAAATGCTACCTAACACATTTATGTGGAAGGGCGATACGGTGAAATTTTCGCAAGAAGACGTTTTATACAATGAATCGCTTTCTGTGAAAAATTTACGTGTCGATAATGAAAATTCGTTTTTTGAATATACATTATTAAAGGAATCCGACTATAATCGTTTAGCAAAATTGCAGGGGAAAGAAGAAGAGTTGCACATTGCAGATGGTTCAACAGTGTTACTTGATGCCACTTTTGATGAACGTTTTTCACATGATTTCACGGGTGAAGGGTTTAAATTGGAGAACGGGGAATCATTTCAGGTTGAAAAAATGTATACAGAGAGTGTATTAAATTATATTGCAGCTGGTACAGTACTCGTTGTTAATGATGAAGTGTTTGCTGCCATAAACGCAGAGAATGTTAAGATGCAAGTTGTTGGTATGGATAATGACTTGAAGAAAAAAGCCGTTTCAAAGGAAATTTACAATCAGCTATCTACTGAACAGCAAGAAGGTTTTTCAAGTGTTCCGCAAAGTTATGAGGATAGTTTAGCAACCGTTGGATCACTATTGTTTGTAGGAAGCTTTTTAGGACTAGTCTTTTTAGCAGCGACAGGAAGTATTATTTATTTCAAAATTTTAACAGAGGCTGAGGAAGATCAGGCGAAATATGCAATTTTAAATAAAATCGGTGTTAACAGTAAGCAAATATTAAAAACAGTTGCAGGGCAGGTTGCTGTCATCTTTAGTGCACCACTCATTGTTGGCATCGTGCATAGTGCATTTGCGCTACTAGCCTTTTCGCAGCTATTTAATATGGATATAACAAAACCAGTAATACTGTGGATGATTGCTTATTCAGCAATTTACGGCATATATTATATCTTTACAGTTCGTTCATTCTATAAAATTGTGAGACAGGGGAAATAA
- a CDS encoding YxeA family protein, with protein sequence MKKVFLGIGALFLLFVAGLVVLMTVDFNRLNKEAYYVHITADGKLEENKSSNGEIWKSYWYELPAYDKNGKEKTLKFSAHKNLRHDSYLKLYVKKETEVTSYDEVKFHELPTKIQEQMK encoded by the coding sequence ATGAAAAAGGTTTTCTTAGGTATAGGCGCATTGTTCTTGTTGTTCGTAGCAGGCCTTGTTGTTCTGATGACCGTTGATTTTAACCGTTTAAATAAAGAAGCATACTATGTTCATATCACTGCTGATGGTAAATTGGAAGAAAATAAATCTAGTAACGGAGAGATATGGAAATCTTATTGGTACGAGCTACCTGCCTATGACAAAAATGGGAAGGAAAAAACATTGAAGTTTTCAGCTCATAAAAATTTACGTCACGATTCGTATTTGAAGCTTTATGTAAAAAAAGAAACGGAAGTTACATCATATGATGAAGTAAAATTCCATGAGCTACCTACAAAAATACAAGAGCAAATGAAATAA
- a CDS encoding HAMP domain-containing sensor histidine kinase encodes MRWKLTSRFLLSVISIVIIVIFVNTAILIGFLIFQQVNNYNASAYSEERFVREFQQYIDISNGTPSISKAGLQQLHQQDAWIQLLDANGQVIDAHFTPEKAPSHYAPIDLIQVYKYKEFDRDTTVYMGSKESISYLIGIKGSGVSRYVFHISGSSALQFIGKFGLLIVIADLLVAALVGWLFGRTLTKPLYAMIERIRHLKNREHMPSKMPGGVYKPVFENLNEVSRDLAAHEQERKRLEMMREEWISNVSHDMKTPLASIRGYAELLNDGTLTPHEQTEYAQIIEKQSLHMQDLLDDLNLTMRLRHQQLPLSLTEVNMVQFIREIVIDTLNTPQYEQANIEFNAAKDVIKHHIDEHFMRRAVMNFLHNALLHNPSDVSVNVHVDDHSITISDNGSGIAAEDLEHIFERYYRGTNTEQTHGTGLGTAIARDIIEAHGGTVTITSEGQQGTTVSIQFQVEKKE; translated from the coding sequence ATGAGATGGAAACTAACTTCCCGCTTTCTACTTTCTGTGATTTCCATTGTCATCATTGTTATTTTTGTGAATACAGCCATTTTAATTGGTTTTTTAATTTTCCAGCAGGTCAATAATTATAATGCCTCTGCTTATTCAGAGGAAAGATTCGTTCGTGAATTTCAGCAATATATCGATATAAGTAACGGAACACCTTCTATAAGTAAGGCGGGACTTCAACAATTGCATCAGCAAGATGCTTGGATTCAATTGCTTGATGCTAATGGACAAGTCATTGATGCCCATTTTACTCCAGAAAAAGCTCCTTCACACTATGCACCAATTGACTTAATTCAAGTTTATAAATATAAAGAATTCGATCGTGATACAACCGTTTATATGGGAAGTAAAGAAAGTATTAGTTATCTAATCGGCATCAAGGGAAGTGGTGTTTCGAGATATGTATTTCATATTTCTGGCTCATCGGCATTACAATTTATCGGCAAGTTTGGGCTTCTCATTGTCATTGCTGATTTATTAGTAGCTGCACTCGTTGGCTGGCTTTTCGGCCGAACGTTAACCAAGCCTCTATATGCCATGATTGAACGTATTCGTCATTTAAAGAATCGTGAGCATATGCCTAGTAAAATGCCAGGTGGCGTGTACAAACCAGTTTTTGAGAATTTAAATGAGGTATCAAGAGATTTAGCTGCACATGAGCAGGAGCGTAAACGTTTAGAGATGATGCGCGAGGAATGGATCAGTAATGTCTCACATGATATGAAAACGCCTCTTGCCTCGATTCGTGGTTATGCGGAGCTACTGAATGACGGGACATTAACGCCTCATGAACAAACGGAATACGCTCAAATTATCGAAAAGCAATCATTGCATATGCAAGATTTGCTGGATGATTTAAACCTAACTATGCGATTAAGACATCAGCAGCTTCCACTCAGCTTAACCGAGGTAAATATGGTGCAATTTATCCGCGAAATCGTTATTGATACACTAAATACGCCACAATATGAGCAGGCCAATATTGAATTTAATGCGGCTAAAGATGTTATAAAGCATCACATTGACGAGCACTTTATGCGCCGAGCAGTGATGAATTTTTTACACAATGCCTTGCTTCATAATCCTTCTGATGTTTCAGTCAACGTTCATGTTGATGATCATTCTATTACGATTTCTGATAATGGCAGTGGCATTGCTGCAGAAGACCTTGAACATATTTTTGAGCGCTATTACCGAGGTACAAATACTGAACAAACACATGGTACCGGGTTAGGTACTGCTATTGCTAGAGATATTATTGAAGCGCACGGAGGAACTGTAACGATTACCTCAGAAGGACAACAAGGTACAACTGTCAGCATTCAATTTCAAGTAGAAAAAAAGGAGTAG
- a CDS encoding response regulator transcription factor has product MQEPTILVVDDEADLANLLKVSLQKEGYKQIHTAGSIQEAWTSFQQSQPDIVLLDVMLPDGEGYDLCRRIRDVSHVPVLFMSAKNEEIDKILGLAIGGDDYITKPFSPKKVAYRVKAQLRRAGYQTQEVAPMTSAKAIQVGPFLLNGDETEVHKEDVLLELTAKEIGLMACFMHNPNRILSKETLFESVWGEDFFGSDNTVMVHIRRLREKIEKDASKPVYITTVKGLGYKFVIPKGTQG; this is encoded by the coding sequence ATGCAAGAACCAACTATTTTAGTGGTGGATGATGAGGCTGATTTAGCAAATCTGCTAAAAGTCAGTCTACAAAAAGAGGGCTATAAACAAATTCATACGGCGGGCTCCATTCAAGAAGCATGGACGAGCTTTCAACAGTCACAACCCGATATTGTACTTCTTGATGTGATGCTTCCTGATGGTGAAGGTTACGATTTATGTCGACGTATTCGAGACGTGTCGCATGTACCAGTGCTTTTCATGTCAGCGAAAAATGAGGAAATTGATAAAATTTTAGGGCTCGCTATTGGTGGAGACGATTATATTACAAAACCCTTTAGTCCTAAAAAGGTTGCCTATCGTGTGAAGGCACAGCTGCGTAGAGCTGGCTATCAAACACAGGAGGTAGCACCAATGACTTCCGCGAAGGCCATACAAGTTGGTCCATTTCTGCTAAATGGGGATGAAACGGAGGTACATAAAGAGGACGTTTTATTGGAGCTAACGGCGAAGGAGATTGGCTTGATGGCTTGCTTTATGCACAATCCTAATCGTATTTTAAGTAAAGAGACACTGTTCGAGAGTGTTTGGGGAGAGGATTTTTTCGGCTCAGACAATACGGTTATGGTGCATATTCGACGTCTGCGCGAAAAGATTGAAAAAGATGCCTCAAAACCTGTGTATATTACAACCGTAAAAGGACTAGGCTATAAATTTGTCATTCCAAAAGGGACACAAGGATGA